TGGGCCAGCTCAACCACTTCCCGAACTCGCGCAACATCATCGCCGGCAAGGTGGTGTTCACCGTCGATATCCGGCACCCGGACCTCGCCGCGCTCGACGCCATGGCGGACGCGATCCGGGCGGGGGCGGAGCAGATCGCCGCCGATATGGGGCTCGGCATCTCCATCGCGGTGGTGAATTCCTTCGACCCGGTGCCGTTCGACGAGGTGCTGGTCGGGCGGGTGCGGGCGGCGGCGGAAAGCCTCGGCTACAGCCATCGCGACATCGTTTCCGGCGCCGGGCACGATGCCTGCTGGATGGCCAAGGTCGCCCCTTCCGCCATGATCTTCTGCCCCTGCGTCGACGGGCTCAGCCACAATGAGGACGAGACCATCACGCCGGAATGGGCCAAGGCCGGCGCCGACGTGCTGCTGCATGCGACGCTCGCGACCGCCGAAGTGGTCTGAGCACGTGGTCTGAGGGAGGGACGCGCCATGCCGAACGGACAATCCATCGTCATCAAGGGCGGCACCGTGGTGGCCGCCGACCGCTCCTATGAGGCGGACGTCATGATCGAGGGCGAGCGGATCGCCGCCATCGGCGAGAACCTCACCGGCGACACGGTGCTCGATGCCTCCGGCGCCTATGTCATGCCCGGCGGCATCGACCCGCACACGCATCTGGAAATGCCGTTCATGGGCACGACGGCGGCGGAGACCTGGGAGAGCGGCACGCGCGCGGCGGCGACCGGCGGCACGACGCTGGTGGTCGATTTCGTCATTCCCGATTCGGAGAACCTGATCGGCGCGCTCGACGCCTGGGAGGGCCGCGCCAGCCGGCAGGCGGCGATCGACTACTCCTTCCATATGTGCGTCACCGGCTGGTCGCAGCCGATCTTCGAGGCGATGGAGGCGGTGGTCGCGCGCGGCGTGAACAGCTTCAAGCACTTCATGGCCTATAAGGGCGCGCTGATGGTCGATGACGACCAGATGTTCGCCTCCTTCCAGCGCTGCGCCGCGCTCGGTGCGCTGCCGCTGGTCCATGCCGAGAATGGCGATATCGTCGCGGCGCTTCAGCAGAAGTACCTCGCTGAGGGCATTCGCGGCCCGGAGGCGCATGCCTATTCCCGCCCGCCGGAGGTGGAGGGCGAGGCGGTCAACCGCGCCATCATGATCGCCGATGCCGCCGGCGTGCCGCTCTATGTCGTGCATGTCTCCTGCGAGCAGGCGCATGAGGCGATCCGCCGGGCCCGGCAGAAGGGGATGCGGGTCTATGGCGAGCCGCTGATCCAGCATCTGACGCTCGATGAGGCCGTCTATGCCAATCCCGACTGGGACTATGCGGCGCAGCGGGTGATGTCCCCGCCCTTCCGCGACAAGGCGCATCAGGACAGCCTGTGGGCGGGGCTCTCGGCGGGCTCGCTGCAGGTGGTGGCGACCGATCATTGCGCCTTCACCACGGCGCAGAAGCGCATGGGGCTGGATGATTTCACCCGCATTCCCAACGGCACGGGCGGGCTGGAGGACCGGATGCCGGTGCTGTGGACCCGTGGCGTCGAGACCGGGCGGCTCACGCCCAACGAGTTCGTCGCGGTGACCTCGACCAACATCGCCCGCATCCTCAACCTCTATCCGAGGAAGGGCGCGATTGTGCCCGGCGCCGATGCCGACCTCGTGGTGCTCGACCCCCGGGCCAGCAAGACCATCCGCGCGAGCGCGCAGGCCTCGATCATCGACTACAACGTGTTCGAGGGGGTGGAGGTGCGCGGCCTGCCGCGCTTCACCCTGTCGCGCGGCGAGGTGGTGCATGCGCATGGCCGCAACGAGGCCCCGCGCCCCGGTCGCGGCCGCTTCGTCCCGCGCCCGGCCTTCCCGGCGGTGAACCAGGCGCTCTCCATCTGGAAGGCGCTGGTGGCGCCGCGCGCCGTGACGCGCGACCCCGCCCGCATGCCGATCGGGGTGTGAGCCGGACAGGGGTGAATCTTATCCGGCTAAGGGGCGGGCGCTCACCCGCCCCCCTCGGAATTGCAGGATCAGAACTTCCGGGTCAGAACTTCCAGGTCAGGCTGGCCTGAAGGGCGTTCAAGGTCACGCTGTCGGCGTACTGGCCGACATAGGACGCGCCGAGATGGAACTGCTCGCTGATCCTGAGATCCGCGCCGATTTCCACCAGAGCCGTGTTTTCCGCCAGCGGGATGCCGGCCACGGTGAAGCTCGCGCCGGGGGCGCTGATGAAGGTCATCTGCGCTTCCGGGGTGATGTCGCCAAAGGCATATTGCCAGGCGAGCGAGGCGTGCGGCTCCAGCACCATGCCGTTCGCCAGTTCCAGCCGCGTCGCGACCCTGATGCCGAGCGTGGAATAGCCGACGCCGGTGGAGGTGGAATCGGCGGACAGGCCCGCCGTGGCGCCGGTTTCGGTGAAGGCATCGGTGCTCAGATGCACATAGGCGAGGCCCGCAAAGGGCTCCAGCGCCAGCGTGCCGACGCCGAACCCATAGCCGACCTCGCCGAACACCTGCGCGGTGCCGCCGTCATAATCGGCGTTCGCCTGCTCGGCATAGCCGGGATAGGCGATGGTGCGCGAGGCGTCGATCTGGTTGAAGGCGTAGCTGGCGCCGAGGCGCAGCTTCCACGGCCCGGCGGTGGTGCCGGCATAGAGCGCCACCAGCACGCTGTCGACATCGGATGAGCTCGCCAGCGCGTCGGTATCGGCGCTGGACTGGCTGTAGCCGACCGCCGCGCCGAGGATCCAGTCGGTCACCTTCACATCCGCGCCGGTGATGAAGCCGCCGAGGCTGGCATCGACATCGGCGTTGCTGCTGCCGCCGTCATAATCGCTCCAGCCGCCAAAGGCCTGCGCCCACAGCGCCATGTCGTAGCTGGGGGCCGCAGCCGGGATCGCCTTTACCGGGAAGGGCACGGCGCTGGTCGCGAGCGGGGCAGTGGCGGGGGCGGCATAGGCCAGCGCCGGACCGCCGAAGCCGAGCGCGGCGGTCGGGCCGCTGGTGCCGGCATAGGCGCCCTGGCGCAGGCGCCCGAGCAGGGCGTTGCGGCTGTACAGGCTGTCGCCGATCAGCACGGTCTGCTCGCTGGCATAGGCCTCGCCCGACAGCGCGGCGAGCGCGCCGGGCAGTTCGGCGGCGGTGAGGTCGTAGAGCGGGCTGAAGGCTTCCGGCAGGGTGGTGAGCAGCCCGCCGGTCGTTGTGTTGATGATCCCGTCCAGCGCGGTGCCGACCGCCCGCTGGTTCGCCGTGGTGCCGAGGCCTTTGAGGTCGGCGGCGACATTCAGCGTGACGAGGTTGGTCGTCGTGGCGAGGCTCGCGGCGTAAAGGGCGGGCAGGCCCTGCGTGGTCAGCGTCTCGAAGCCGCCGGTGATCTCCTGCGTCGCCGTCAGCACGGTGTAGCTCGGGGCGATCTGGTCGGTCTGGAAGGTGGCGGAGAGCGTGCCGGCGAGGCGCGCCGTGCCGGTGATCTCGAAGGCGTCGGTGCGCGAATCCGTCACCCGCATCGCGTAGGTGCCCACGGAGGTCTGCACGAAGGTGCCGCGGAACAGATGGGTAATGGCCACGCCATCGCCGCTGACGCCGAACCAGCCGCTATTCTCGAAGCGCTTGGCATCGCCCGCCGTGGCGGCGAGGCGCCCGTCAATGATGCCGGTGTTGACGATCACGCTGCCATAGGCGTCCACGCCGGTGCGCAGCGCGTCGGCGGCGGCGGTGGTCTGCAGCGTGCCGTAATTGAGCAGCGTGCCATAGGCCCCGTGCATCTCCACCGCCGCGCCAGCAACGCCGCTGGCGGTTACGGTGCCGGTATTGGTGAGCACGCCATAGGTGTCGCCGCGAATGGCGACGCCGCCATTGCCGCTCACCGAGATGGTGCCGCTGTTGACGATGTCGTCACCGATGATGCCGGAGAGCACCGTGTCATTGTCGGTGCTCGAGGACACCGCGCCGGTGTTGCGGATCGGGTTGTACATGCCGGGAATGGTGGCGAGATAGCCGTGAATGCCGGTGGAATCGACATAGATGCCGACGACATTGTCGCCATAGGCCGAGTTTGACGAGACGACATTGCCGGGAATGTCGATCTCGTACCAGGTCTCGTTGCCGAGCGCGTCGACATGCAGAACCGCCGGATGCACCACGCCGTCGGCGGTGACCCAGTTCACCACGAGATTGTACTCGCCCGAGCGCCCCGCGCCGGTGATGCCCTCGAAATGGGTAGCCACCGCGCCGGGGTGGTCATAGGTGACATAGGTGTCGGTGGTCAGGTCGTAGATATAGCCGTGCTCGGCGTGGAGCACGCCATCCACCAGCACCTCGCCATAGCCGCCGGCAACCTTGTCGCCATAGACGCCATAGGCGGTGGTGCTCACCGCGCCGGGGATGGTGTGGGTGGTGTAGGTGCCGGTGTCGATCTCGTAGATGAAGGCTTTGCCGGTCGCGAGCCGCGTGTCGTAATTGCCGACCACAAGATTGCCGAAGGTGCTGTGGGCGATGGTGAACAGCGTGTCGGAACCCGGATAGACCAGCGTGGTGATCTGCTGGCCGGGCGCGTTGGCGCCGTCATAGAGATAGCTGAGGTCATAGGGCGCGGAGGCCGAAGTCTGGTAGCTGCCGACCACGCGCAGCACACCGCCGGGATTGCCGAAGCTCGGCCCATAGGGCGAGGAGCCGATGGCGCCGGGGAAGTTGGCGCCGTTGCTGGTCGCTTCCGGCATGGCCGACCAGGTCTGCGTCGTCATGTTGTAATAGAGGCCGCCCGTCTCTGTCGAACCGGGGATAGTGTAGTTGCCGACGATATTGTCGCCGCGAATACCGGTGAGAAACGTGCCGTTACTGCCGAAATCCAGTGTCTGGTAGATGGTGGGCAGTGGCGCGGCCTGCGCGCCCGGTGCGAAGGCCCCGATGCCGAGGCCGGCGGCCATGAGAGTTTGAACACGCACCCGCGCCGCGCCGCGCCGTGTTGACGCTGCGCCACGTCCTGTCGACCTAATTTTCATCATGTCCGCCCTGCCACCCCAATTCGGGTTCGGCAACACTATCTGTCGTTGGGACAATCAGCGATGGCTTTTTTAGGTTGCATCGCGGCAGGCCGTTTCGCACTGCGAAGCCGGCTCGTTTTCTGACCGGCCGCGTCGCGTGCGATGGCGAAAGACCGTAGCGCCCCAGGCAGGCCATCGTGTCGTCGACGCAGCGCGCGAGGCCGGGATGGCCACCCCTAAACCACTCTTTCTGCACCTGACCTAAAGGAAATGCGCATTCAGGTCAGCACTGCTTATTGTATCCAGCCTGGGTAAAGCTTCCCACTTCACGGTAGCGGGCCCCGCTATCGTCCGTGGTCCCGCCCGACCGGATGCCCCCATACCCACCCGCCGCGACATCTCCACCCCCGAGGATCCGCCCGATGGCCGAGAACGCTCAGCAGCCCCCCACGCTTCTGGACCTGCCGGTTGGCATCACCGCGAGCGGCCAGCGGCGCGAATTCGACAGCATGGGCGAGGTGATGGTGCCGGCCGACCGCTATTGGGGGGCGCAGACCGAGCGCTCGCTGCACCATTTCAACATTGGCGACGACCGGATGCCGAAGGCCGTCTACCACGCCTATGGCACGGTGAAGAAAGCCTGCGCGCTGGTGAATGCGCGCGCCGGCCGCCTGCCCGGCTGGAAGCGCGACGCCATCATCCGCGCCGCCGATGAGACCATCGCCGGGGCGCTGGACGATCATTACCCGCTCTATGTCTGGCAGACCGGCTCGGGCACCCAGTCGAACATGAACGTCAATGAGGTGATCTCGAACCGGGCGATCCAGCTGCTCGGCGGCACGCTCGGCTCGCAAAAGCCCATCGGCCCGAATGACGACGTGAATATGGGCCAGTCGTCCAACGACACCTTTCCGACCGCCATGCACATCGCCGCCGTCGAGGCCATCGACGCGGTGCTGCTGCCGGCGGTCGATGCCCTCGCCACCACCATCGAGCGCAAGGCCGAAGGCTGGATGGACGTGGTGAAGATCGGCCGCACGCATCTGGAAGACGCGGTGCCGCTCACTGTCGGGCAGGAATGGCATGGCTGGGCCGGGCAGATCCGCGCCGCCATGGCCGACATCGCCGCGAGCCGGGCGGGGCTCTACGAACTGGCGGTGGGCGGCACGGCGGTCGGCACCGGGCTGAACGCACCCGCGGGCTTCTCCGCCGAGGTCGCCGCCGCCATCGCCAGCCTCACCGGCAAGCCCTTCGTCACCGCGCCGAACAAATTCGCCGCGCAGGGCTCGCTCGACGCCATGGTGCGCGCCCATGCGGCGCTGCGAGGCCTCGCCGTGGCACTGATGAAGATCGCCAACGACATGCGCTGGCTCGCCTCCGGTCCGCGCTGCGGGCTGGGCGAACTCATCCTGCCGTCGAACGAGCCGGGCTCCTCGATCATGCCGGGCAAGGTCAACCCGACCCAGTGCGAGGCGATGGTGATGATCGCCATCCAGGTGATGGGCAATGACAGCGCGGTCGCCATCGCCGGCAGCCAGGGCAATTTCGAGCTGAACGCGATGCGCCCGGTCATCATCAACAATTTCCTGCACTCGGCGCGCATCCTCGCCGATGGCTGCGGCAAGTTCCGCGAATTCTCGGTCGAGGGCACGGAGCTGAACCGCGCGCGCATCGCCGACTATGTCGCCGGCAGCGTCATGCTGGTGACCGCGCTGTCGCCCGTCATCGGCTACCAGAACGCCGCCCATATCGCCGAGAAGGCGATCGCCGACGGCACCACGTTACGCGAGGCGGCGCTCGCCTCCGGCAAGGTGGATGCCGCGCTTTTCGACGAGACCATCAAGCCCCTCGGCATGGTCGGCCATGGCCTTGCGGGCGCGTAAGACAGCGGGAGAGTGACGATGATCCG
Above is a window of Ancylobacter sp. WKF20 DNA encoding:
- the hydA gene encoding dihydropyrimidinase, coding for MPNGQSIVIKGGTVVAADRSYEADVMIEGERIAAIGENLTGDTVLDASGAYVMPGGIDPHTHLEMPFMGTTAAETWESGTRAAATGGTTLVVDFVIPDSENLIGALDAWEGRASRQAAIDYSFHMCVTGWSQPIFEAMEAVVARGVNSFKHFMAYKGALMVDDDQMFASFQRCAALGALPLVHAENGDIVAALQQKYLAEGIRGPEAHAYSRPPEVEGEAVNRAIMIADAAGVPLYVVHVSCEQAHEAIRRARQKGMRVYGEPLIQHLTLDEAVYANPDWDYAAQRVMSPPFRDKAHQDSLWAGLSAGSLQVVATDHCAFTTAQKRMGLDDFTRIPNGTGGLEDRMPVLWTRGVETGRLTPNEFVAVTSTNIARILNLYPRKGAIVPGADADLVVLDPRASKTIRASAQASIIDYNVFEGVEVRGLPRFTLSRGEVVHAHGRNEAPRPGRGRFVPRPAFPAVNQALSIWKALVAPRAVTRDPARMPIGV
- a CDS encoding autotransporter outer membrane beta-barrel domain-containing protein; translation: MAAGLGIGAFAPGAQAAPLPTIYQTLDFGSNGTFLTGIRGDNIVGNYTIPGSTETGGLYYNMTTQTWSAMPEATSNGANFPGAIGSSPYGPSFGNPGGVLRVVGSYQTSASAPYDLSYLYDGANAPGQQITTLVYPGSDTLFTIAHSTFGNLVVGNYDTRLATGKAFIYEIDTGTYTTHTIPGAVSTTAYGVYGDKVAGGYGEVLVDGVLHAEHGYIYDLTTDTYVTYDHPGAVATHFEGITGAGRSGEYNLVVNWVTADGVVHPAVLHVDALGNETWYEIDIPGNVVSSNSAYGDNVVGIYVDSTGIHGYLATIPGMYNPIRNTGAVSSSTDNDTVLSGIIGDDIVNSGTISVSGNGGVAIRGDTYGVLTNTGTVTASGVAGAAVEMHGAYGTLLNYGTLQTTAAADALRTGVDAYGSVIVNTGIIDGRLAATAGDAKRFENSGWFGVSGDGVAITHLFRGTFVQTSVGTYAMRVTDSRTDAFEITGTARLAGTLSATFQTDQIAPSYTVLTATQEITGGFETLTTQGLPALYAASLATTTNLVTLNVAADLKGLGTTANQRAVGTALDGIINTTTGGLLTTLPEAFSPLYDLTAAELPGALAALSGEAYASEQTVLIGDSLYSRNALLGRLRQGAYAGTSGPTAALGFGGPALAYAAPATAPLATSAVPFPVKAIPAAAPSYDMALWAQAFGGWSDYDGGSSNADVDASLGGFITGADVKVTDWILGAAVGYSQSSADTDALASSSDVDSVLVALYAGTTAGPWKLRLGASYAFNQIDASRTIAYPGYAEQANADYDGGTAQVFGEVGYGFGVGTLALEPFAGLAYVHLSTDAFTETGATAGLSADSTSTGVGYSTLGIRVATRLELANGMVLEPHASLAWQYAFGDITPEAQMTFISAPGASFTVAGIPLAENTALVEIGADLRISEQFHLGASYVGQYADSVTLNALQASLTWKF
- the fumC gene encoding class II fumarate hydratase → MAENAQQPPTLLDLPVGITASGQRREFDSMGEVMVPADRYWGAQTERSLHHFNIGDDRMPKAVYHAYGTVKKACALVNARAGRLPGWKRDAIIRAADETIAGALDDHYPLYVWQTGSGTQSNMNVNEVISNRAIQLLGGTLGSQKPIGPNDDVNMGQSSNDTFPTAMHIAAVEAIDAVLLPAVDALATTIERKAEGWMDVVKIGRTHLEDAVPLTVGQEWHGWAGQIRAAMADIAASRAGLYELAVGGTAVGTGLNAPAGFSAEVAAAIASLTGKPFVTAPNKFAAQGSLDAMVRAHAALRGLAVALMKIANDMRWLASGPRCGLGELILPSNEPGSSIMPGKVNPTQCEAMVMIAIQVMGNDSAVAIAGSQGNFELNAMRPVIINNFLHSARILADGCGKFREFSVEGTELNRARIADYVAGSVMLVTALSPVIGYQNAAHIAEKAIADGTTLREAALASGKVDAALFDETIKPLGMVGHGLAGA